TTTGCGTGGCTATTAAGGGGCAGgactgctttattttattttcatgcgAGAGCAACGAAGAAACATGGGGTAATACAAAAATACAGAGTTATGTATGTTCGAAAAAAATAGAGATGAGGAAGAACTTGTGATTTATGGCAACTTTTTGCATTAATTCGAGAATTCgaccaatgtttttgttttttaatttttccaAAGTATGAGATCATGGAGAACATTTTTGAAACACTCTTTTTAAGATGTAAATGTAGCGAAATAAATGCGTCCCCCTCCccccaaaaaaattaattattgtggACTTGATCTGCATAATATCAAGTATTATTGAAAGTATCCACATATACCGTATGCCACATGCTTATGTactatttaaacaatgttttcattgtattTCCAGGAAAACATAGAACATTGCTGTATTATGATATATATACCCTTCCTGTGATATAAAATATCTCGTAtggtgatataagattttggtcagaCTACTCACCACTATTTGCAATGTCGTTACAGATGCAAAGTTGTTGTTTCTGACATCTATTTCATGGAGATGAATTGGGATATCATGTTCATATTGTTTTGCAGTGGCATCTCCTTTTGGGGCAAAGGAGAAGCCAGTGGCATTCAGTCCTAAAGCATCGACACCACCAGAGCGTGAGAAAAAACATCAAGATTCACAGATCTTCTCTGCCGTTCCTTCGCCAGATGCCACAAAGGGAGATCAGTCTTTTGAAGAAAAAGTTTTTAAGGTTTGGAAATCTAACTTGGAATATTCTTGCTTTTTCTACCAATGATATATATTTAGATACACATATTTGGTCTCTTTTATAAAATAAGTTGCATTGCACTTTAAATAAAGCAATATTTTCTGGGTAAATCTTCTTTAAGCTTGAGGAGGAGCTCAGAGAGAAGATTTTTGAGAAGGGCACTGCTGGCACTGTCAATAGCGAGCTGAAAGATATGCTACGGAAGGTCTGTCAGAACAGCTGAAAACATTGCTTATCTCGTGCATCTTCTATCTTTGGATTATGTTTGAGATATGGATCTTATTTCAGGTTGTAGCTGAAAATAGCAATGGAATCTCCATTCACAATCTACCAAAAGAATACAAGGTATTGAATTTACAGGGCAATCTCACAAAGCCTGTCAAGAAGAGTCATTATCATGACAAAATATAAGAAATCTGTTAAAAGAAGCCTGCATTGTGaaattgtttttatgaaaattaagcacattttctctGACTTAAagtcttaaaggcatagttcacccataaatgaaatttCTGCTATCATTTACATACCTTTATGTCATTGCAAACCTGTAGGAGTTTCTGTCTTTCTCAAAAGAGTTCTGTTGTAGAATGTCTAAACTCCATTCATCCATACAAAAATCAAAGGGTGACCACGGCTCACTTTTTTGGTCCTTCAGTTACTTCCatcaaattttttaaaatgtttttaatttagctTCAAATATGACCAGGGCGTGTTCTTCGTGAGATTTGCCCATACTTTATGAGCAAAAAATTCCCTTGTGGTCTGTTTTTCTTTTACCACACATTTACAGCTTGTCTCACATTTATTATGGTTAGAGAATGTATGGTGAGGAGTTGCCGTTGGCCCAGTGTGGCTTTCTGAGTGTGACCGAGATGGTTGGAGCTTTGAGTGACACGTTCTACATCCAACATGGCACTAAGGATGGCGAAAACCACTGGATCATCATGGAGTTCAAACCGAATGACACTCCTCCAACTGAACCTGGTAGTGCCTTAATGACCTGTTCCACTTACCTTTTTCATTCACCATATTGATCAGACCAAATTATCCTTTTAATGAGACTTAAATTGTGATGCATTTCTGTTGCAAGAATTATCcacgggtcacggcaccacttcCAGTCCAACAGCCGAATCACCGAATCCCTCCACGAAAGCCTTTTACTTCAGCTGTACTGAGTCTGCATGGGAGCGAGATGAGACTGAGCAATCCACAGACTCCCAAGAGACTGATACCGAGCTCATAGTCTCTAATAAGACCATTTATCAGGTTAGGAATCATTAGCGCTAATTTGTTACACTTCCCCAATCATCCAAAATCTATTATTATGCttgttttatatttatcattCCTTATTTTGCTATAAAGTATATCAACTCGACCGCTTCTAGCCACACTAGCTTGATtttttgcattccaaaatgtgtctgaTCGCAATTCATAACTCAATGctcaatgttgccacaaggggcccCATAggggacattagtgtgaactgtccgcttTTACGATGAGTTTACTCTTATTAAGTATTTTTATAGCAacctacctgaataataacagatCCAGTTTAATGgaacagacttttgaaggtaaacctatcacccccttgagtactgaagtTTGTTACTACCACTCTAATGCAAGAACGCATGTATCCATGCATGCATACTATATAGTACGTATAGTATGCAAATTGTGATTCAACCTAATTGTAAGTTTGCTAGACTGTAGGATTCTTAATTGACAATATATGTGTGACTGGTTGTCATAGATGGTGGATCTTTTCCCGGAGTTGGTGAACCATGGTGCGGTGATTCCTCTGGACGCAGTGCGCTACCAGAAGCTGAAGCCTCCCACTCGCAGGAAGAAGAGAGAGCTGGTGCCAGTGCTGGTGGAGCAGACGGCGTCACCCAGTCACTTCTATGTCCGCTTTAGCCAAAACAAGGAGGCCAGAGCCCTGGAGAACATGATGATTGAAATGAGGTATCTCactttgttatacattttttttaaagtaatacatTTGTATTGAATTTGTATTCATTTGTAATTGGATTATAATGGTGCATTAACCATTTTTAATGTGATATATTTGTGGACAAACATGTGAGTAGTTAAATTTTTTATTGGCTTTGTTTTGGTATGGTTATACAGTGTTCATTTTCTGTTCATGTCTTGGAAAAAGGTATTAAATGTATGAAATTTGATGAAACAAATTCTGCAGTAACCCTGTAATAAAATTATGTCATACCTGGCCAAAAGTAGTCATTTTCTTGGCTACTTAGCATTCATATTTGATGAGCAAAATGAACATGTTGACATGGTCCTGTGAAAGATGGGAGGTGAATGTCCTGCAATTTTTCTATTAATACTTGGGTTTTTtcagattaaattatttttaaagtatGTAGCCTAATTATGGTCTTCTGTTTCAGTGACTTGTTTCTCAGTAAGACGTGAAGCAACATGTACTGACttatatttatgttgttgttcttggcagatacctttaacaaatacattaatgggtagttaaagggcagtttacccaaaaatgtgatttctgtcatcactactcaccctcaagcctgtatgaattactctcttctgtgaaacacaaaagatgatttaTAGTTAGCAGAATGTTAGTTCCATTCAAAATTCACTGTagctacatatttattttttttcccttacaatgcaagtgaatggtgactgaaactaatattttgcctaacatctccttttgtgttctatggaagaaaatcATAAACGTTTGCAAGTGAAGACCAAATTACTATCACTAAGAGTACAAGTCAATACTCACAAGTTACATTTAAGATGGCCTTTTATTGttgacaaaatgcattgaaaatgttaacaggtGAAATCCTGAGAGAGAACCTTGCttgtataatataaatgtatatgttataATACATATTATTCCATAAAGATAAAtagatatttattttcatattatgtacagttgaagtcagaagtttttcTCAATTCCTGacaatcatagaaaacattcctgtcttaggtcagttaggatcattactttattttaagaatgtgaaatgtctgaataatagccttccacaagcttttcacaataagttgctggaattttgtcccattcctccagacagaactggtgtaactgagtcaggtttgtagaccaggggtcagggctttgtgatgcttATGCCTTAAGCCAttgtgccacaactttggaggtatgcttggggtcattgtccatttggaagactcaattgtgaccgagctttaacttcctggctgatgtcttgagatgttgattcaatatatccacataatgttccttcctaatgattttgtgaagtgcaccagtcccttctgaATCAAAGCAAccccataacatgatgctgccaccccgcatgcttcatggttgggatggtgttcttcagcttacaagtctcaccctttttcctccaaacatattaATGTTCATTATGGCCAATCGGttctatttttgtttcatcagacctccTCCTTCGTGgggatctttgtccccatgtgcacttgcaaactgtagtctgttttttatgatggtggttttggagcagtggtttcttccttgctgagcaacctttcagATGCAGTTACTGTCAGGTCGATATAGGACTCTcattactgtggatatagatacttgtctacctgtttccttaagcatcttcacaaggttcttggCTGTCGTTCTggcattgatttgcacttttcacaccaaactacgttcatctctaagaggcagaatgtgtctccttcctgagcggtattatGGCTGCttggtcccatagtgtttatacttgcgtactattgtttgtacagatgaacatggtagcTTGAGGCCTCtgggaaattgctcccaaggatgaaccagatagaatgaggcatgaagtcattgatcctgtcattttaatgtcatattagttgatgttttgcaCGTAGTCTTGTTGTGTCCTcaaatttaaatgctcctctaaacaccACCTGCGGTGGTGTAGAAGGTGTCTTTGTTCGCAATCAGCATACTgatgctcagctgtttcaaacttctttttggctctgagcgaaGAATGAAGAAGAACTGAGTATGTCGGGGCGTTAAGGGGCATTCACAGAGAACATGCGTCTATCTGCGCTGTTTTccattgtaaatacatttaacTCTTTAGCACTATTTGAAAGGGATTATTATAACCTGGGGTTATTTTTCTGATGTTTTATAGAAGATGCGGTAATCtttacacttaaaaataaaaacagtgaaaattAAAAGACAAAACTGTATGCAATATGCtgcaaattaacattttaaacagtagtatGGTACATTGTCATATGACATCACTATGTTGCATGTTTATTCCAGTGAGTAGCACCCAGTTATCATCTAAGAACTAAATGCGGTTTAAAATTTTTtgcacaatttgtttttattaatattttgcctTTTTAGCTGTCCAAAAAGAGATTTTAAAAATCACAGTTTGTCACttccattttatttgtcacactggaaatggaaggtcaagtgaAGCACACTGTGTACACCGTACGTACTGCAAATATAGTATGAAAAGTACAGTAGTGTCCCAATCTGAACATACCCGATTCTGTCCTTTTTCCAGAAGCTGTTACTCTTGCCCGGATCTGATGGAGAGATACAGGCTGCCTGATGCTTATGTGCAGCTGGGTCAGGTGTGCTGTGTGGCCCCCAGAGACATGTGGTTCTACCGAGTGGTGATCCATGAGGTACTCAGTGCCACTGAAGTCAAGGTGTACTACGTAGACTTTGGAGACATCAATAAAGTGGAACGGAACAGCCTCCGATTTCTCAAGTGAGTTCAACATTAAAGTGTACAATTTATGTCTGAGATTTGGACTCAGTTTGTGATTATATTGTAATGTCAATAGATTGTTTTGTCAGATTGAAAAGGGATGGAATAACATTAAGTCTTTCAATATACAAGACCCAGGtttcaccaaaaaaatatatatattttccagagCTTGTTATGCTGACCTCCCGGCTCAGGCTGTCCCATCAATGTTAGCTGGAGTTCGGCCCATCACGGTGAGAGCTGCTCTTCTTTATCAAGCATACTAATGACATGTTTGTTTCTTCAAGGGATAATTCACCTAtagtgttgttcaaaacctgtatgactttctttcgtacatggaacataaaaggagatggtgTTCAATTGCTTTCTTTTGCTACAGAGCATTTGGACTCAGAGTGCCATCAGCTTTTTCCAGAGGATGTGCTGTGAGCACACTCTGGTGGCCGCTGTACACAGCTACCAAGATAACTTCCTGCTGCTTTTCCTGTGTGACACGAACACTGAGGAGGATGTTTACATTCACCTCGCCCTACAGAAAGAGGGTCATGCCCTTCCATGCTCTACTGCTTATGGATTGGTCTGGACACAAATCTTTATATAGATTCACTCACCATGTCAGTGCTTatctgatctcctgtgatttctTCTGGTTTGACTTTCAGGGATCAGGAAAGTTCAATCCATTGAGCGTTTACCTTGGAAATGATCAGCTTGAGGACATAAATGAGTCTGTTGCACCTTCCACACCTTCTCCAGATATCAAAAGTGGACAGAACTCTGAGATCCAATCTACTGGAAGTCCTTCTCTGAGCTCCTCTCAAACAGTACCTTCAATCAAACATCCTGTGTCAAAATGCTTTACAGCAGTGGTAATCAATTTTATTGGTCACGAAACAACCCTTTTGAAACTATAAAAACGTATATGCCTCCCCAAACAACACCATGATCTGATTGATTATCAGTATTGTTGCTAGATTtattagaaaaagaaaaacacgTGGAAAAATGCATGATCTTCTaggatttatttttgcaatttcatttggtggtgctagtgtcgcagaaatgtAAAAAGAACTTAATGCATTTCAACACACTTGCATTTTGTTTAGTTTGATCTGAACAGATcctaattgttttatttactcaccaaattcacatttgtttgtttctttttagaTTTTTGGCTCTGAGAATGGAGAAAATAACTGCCCCTCTAAAGATGTGGATCCAGTCCTGGATCTTCCAGAGCTGGAGTTTATTAGTGTCCCTGAGGTCAACACTGGAGCTAAAGTAAGTCCTATATGTATATAGTGGGTCTCACagctatgtaaatgtaaatattagggctgtcaatctattcaaatttttaatcgaattaattacatggtgccccgattcgcgattaatcacatacacaattatttgctgagaaagccaatcatatatcaataattcaatatataattatacgtagttatctttaaatatttaaaatgtttataaatatatataataaataatattcagataattaaaatgcattacattcttgtagcagaagagttaatcattaataagacaatacaaaatgcggctttagaatacaatgtattgtttactaccatattattgatcataagtcagtcattggcatacagttcatgCCGTCAAACgttttggatagccttccacaagcttctcaccatttgttgctggaattttggcccattcctccagacagaactgttgtaactgagtgaggtttgtaggcctccttgctcacacatgctttttcagttctgatcCGGCCCCGccttccaccctgccacacacatACTTTACAACAGTTATATGCAGAAAatcatttctgaacatacaacatgTTGAACATTAAAGCGGATGGGCTAGAGCAGCAGAAGACCACTCCGGGTACCAATACTATTagctaagaacaggaaactgaggctgcagtgggcccaTGCTccccaaaactggacagtagacgacTGTAAAAAAACATAGACtagtctgacaaatctggatttctgctgaggtacacaaatggtaggcccactgcagcctcagtggACTTCTACACTTCTGTTCTTggttgacagaagtggaacccaatgtggtcttcagctgttgtagcccatccgcttcaaggtttgatatgttgtgcattctgagatgctattctgctcactacaattgtacagaagggttatctgagttaccatagcctttctgtcagctcaaaccagtctggccattctctgttgacctctttcatcaacaaggtgttttcagccacagaactgccgctcagtgtggctgatctgtgtgtgtgtgtacatatgtaaaagtatatgtgtatatatgtatatatatgtgtgtgtgtatatattcatactgtattttttgggggggtggaGGGAGTTCTCTTCTTTAAACCTCATACTTCCTTTCAGAGGGAGCAAGTAAATCCGTTTGAGGTTGTGCAGAGTAAAGACCCATCATTTTGCAGTGAATGGGACCAGGGATGGACAGCAGAGAACAAAACAGATATGACAAATCTTAAACCTGACATCCAGACAGAAGATGGATTAAAAGTAAGAATGTCTGGCCTTCATTATAACTGATATTTCATCCTAACTAGGCACAATATGACTAGTTTTGAGTGCCAAATAAGTTTTCTGTCCACTAAAAGCAAAATGTAAATCACAAAACAGTAGAAATGTTTTAACAAGTACAGATTTTGCTACACCTTTTATTCCACAGTAGATATTAGAACGTCCAACAAAATAATAACTAGATAATGAGGTATACCGTTACCATTATGGGATATAAAGTAATATAATCCTATACAATACCTTTCCTagagtcatgttttttttttagcagcacTGTTGTCACTGGCATGTAAAATGAGGTAAAAGCTGATACTAGAGCAGCACTCCTGTTCTGCTATGAACAAACCTCCAACTTCAGACTTTGTTCTTGGCGTTTAGCACTCAGTCTTTGTGTCAGGAACTGGTAATGAGaatgaggacccaaatgcaggaatgaggctaactaaaatatttattaaacaaaacaaaatcaaaccgAGAAACCATGGAGGAAAATATAAACAACAAGACAAAACAGCAAAATAATAACTGACCAGGGAAACTGGAGTACAAATAACTGACAACTGACTGGAATagagaaacaaaacaaactgacAACCAGACAAGACAAAGGAAGGAATATAAAGGAAACGGAAGGATTGAAACCAGGCGCTGGCCATAAACACAAGCAGCACACTCAGCACTGCCATGGCAATGCTGAGTGTGCTGATGAGCAGCACCTGGGGAAACAACACATGGGACAACCTGAGAGCCAGGTGGAGGAAACTGTCACTACCCTGCCAAAACAAGAACAGCACAAGATCAAAATGGCAGGATCATGACACTTTGCTCAGGTGCTATTCATCTGGAGATGTTATCTCCTAACTTATTGTTCCCTTTTACATCCCATTCTTACACTGAGCCCTTTGGGAGGCAGTTGATCTTAATTGTGTGGTGATTAGATGAGAATCCTAATTAG
This region of Xyrauchen texanus isolate HMW12.3.18 chromosome 48, RBS_HiC_50CHRs, whole genome shotgun sequence genomic DNA includes:
- the LOC127639905 gene encoding tudor domain-containing protein 5-like; translation: MKSTSSPINGRMTQDQLLMGLRKDVRSLLISAKHGLTPEQLKRDYQTILGYPMPLRLLGFHNVLDMVKEMPDVVHLEFQMDGNIILKAIGDESTKGIEELVSKQRDHKPKPYKGKRKPGTFQVRYPHHQPVILPRRGQIKPTLPAQLRSQLKQILSHGPVRLSELESMYMRQFGRPLQITQYGFYSISEMLAAAMDFIVTQQSRTGSQLLLRSPISPQKQTYNLMSSPSKQLASPFGAKEKPVAFSPKASTPPEREKKHQDSQIFSAVPSPDATKGDQSFEEKVFKLEEELREKIFEKGTAGTVNSELKDMLRKVVAENSNGISIHNLPKEYKRMYGEELPLAQCGFLSVTEMVGALSDTFYIQHGTKDGENHWIIMEFKPNDTPPTEPELSTGHGTTSSPTAESPNPSTKAFYFSCTESAWERDETEQSTDSQETDTELIVSNKTIYQMVDLFPELVNHGAVIPLDAVRYQKLKPPTRRKKRELVPVLVEQTASPSHFYVRFSQNKEARALENMMIEMRSCYSCPDLMERYRLPDAYVQLGQVCCVAPRDMWFYRVVIHEVLSATEVKVYYVDFGDINKVERNSLRFLKACYADLPAQAVPSMLAGVRPITSIWTQSAISFFQRMCCEHTLVAAVHSYQDNFLLLFLCDTNTEEDVYIHLALQKEGHALPCSTAYGLGSGKFNPLSVYLGNDQLEDINESVAPSTPSPDIKSGQNSEIQSTGSPSLSSSQTIFGSENGENNCPSKDVDPVLDLPELEFISVPEVNTGAKREQVNPFEVVQSKDPSFCSEWDQGWTAENKTDMTNLKPDIQTEDGLKSKLESSAPTVQAVLNEPQRGGSKGELKPVTSRSSSPHNPSLMQISRSHAGVPVYPVLPPLSNFMLRLFNTSDRLCSKTPFQHHTSPLALRPAARLSAGANILNWYSNQTV